In Argiope bruennichi chromosome X1, qqArgBrue1.1, whole genome shotgun sequence, the genomic stretch aaaaattacgtaactatcagattacgcatatacgtcgatatttagaaaacgacttttttttaattctcaaaatcgttcgagctccaaaaatTTTTGCTagccagaaaaattgaaaactaagaaaaaaaacaaacatatattatatagCTTTCGATACTTCTCTCACTGTTCCGCGTTCATTTCACTTTTCTTCTATGCGCTTTTCCGGACGATAACTTCCAACGTCCCtcccctttattggccagaccggagaatcgggtacatggcaaACATTCGTGCCATTTTATACCTTTTGTTGGCTATAAGTCACCAAATGTGACAATCATCATTATCATTTTCTAACAACCCTAAAAGCAAAAAACTggtgcctcaaaagcgataaatcgccgattttctgcccgtgcatttcgAGGCTTCAAacaccccaaaccaaaacaacataatTTTCTCACAAGATAAAATGCTAAGTGATAAATTGAAAGTGATAGAAAGACATTGAGTGATAGTGAAAATAATCATGCTGAGTGATAAAAAAACTCTAGATACTTTTTtctagatattaatttataaaggaaaaaagtaaCAAGGATGCAACAGTGCATGTCATTAACATTGATGTCTGAGATGTGGATGCGTTATACCCCAACTTTCAACTAACGGAAGTATCATCTCAACAATCTAATATATCGCGTTCTGTGCTTAGTTCCGTCTCGTAAAGAAAAGAATCGAGCACTTCTTTTGCAAGTCAACTTCCAGTAGAGCAAttagattctttaatttatacAGATTTGCAAGTTTGATCGCAAATTAgcttaaagcatttataaattttcgaattcaCATACGAGCAAACGGATACACCAACAAGCATTTCATTCTTTGatagatttaatctaaaaaaagggATATAGATTTGTGATTATGATAATAAaaccataaatcaaatttcagtccAGATTTTTGGgattttgaattctgtttaaaTGCAATTGGAAAGATAGAGAATAGATATTAGACAATGATTACGAAAGAGCAtgcgatttttggcgattaatcgccaggATTTGGTTAGTacaaagtaccagaaaatcgaatgtatatacttttttcccgtccaattaaaaatgaaatttgacataaaacttcaatgatagtttcaaaatcacatatcatatttaaaatcttttagtcATCACGTTAAAgtgtagaaaaaagtaaagaaaagcttGTGAAAGATGGTTAAGCCCTGcacggatttggttctaaattaaatgcaggtctacactttaaattttaaatttgggtaccaaattttatccatccagcttttttgtttgatatttatcgTGTTAAGATATACTGGAACAATTGAAGGGACAGACCTTCGTTTGAAATGATCTTgttcaaactttgacagaaatcttcaaatttgttgtaaaaaccaTACAACAAATTTCGCTCGGCTAGCTCAAaccattttttagttatcgtgttcacagacagacaagtaTACTTCCAGAaacgtgtttttcggattcaggcaGTTCTGAAACGTTGAGTTTCAACGAAATCTCGACTTGCAATTTTTTGACgtgtataatattttctctttctatacttCGTGTGTAGGAAGTAAAACTAAGTTAAAGGAGGAAAAACCTACTAAAATCCTCGGGCAGTTGATCCTGGCAGACATTTCCAAAGAGTAGAAAACTAGTAAAAGTCCATATCCTAGCAACAAAGTAAACCAAAGGAAAAAGTTCCAGAAGTTTGAGGTTCTTCTTCgagtcataaaaatgaatataactgaaaaaaaaatattggatttttattaatagtttggtgcaaatttaaaaaaaaaaattaagatcgaGACAGttacaaaagaatacaaaaattggaaaaatttgaataaattaaaactagatATTTATGTAACTTTGATTTAGATATaacatgccaaaatttaataaattatgattattcatataataagggTTAAAAGAGAGGCTAAATCATTCTTATGCCTataaaaaagagtatttaataatatgagcTTAAATAAAGCATACTGGagctaatatttcttaaatagtaaAGCAATGTATcggttgattataattaaaattgcactttCAAAAGGCTGTTAATAAAGAACTACTGGTCAGAATGAcacaatatttcatattgaaaaattcgttttatgaatgaaaaaattcaaaagtttaccGATATATGGGGCTGTATTCTTCACAGTATGTTGAAATCTGTTGCTTTAAAAGATGTGTTAATTTAAAGGTGCAAATTCAGAGACATGATATGACGCAGCTCACATTATTCTTGTGATAAAAATAAGGAACAAGCAGTTTCTGCGTTTCAGAAGATAGTCGTGTCTCtactatgaatatttttacaagaatggtGACTATGCGAAAATTACCTTCAAGTAATCCCGGACGTTACGGGATTTTAGAAGCGGTTCCGGTAAAATAACAGCATTCGGTCTGAAGAAGATGATTGATAAAGCTGAAGAGACGGGCTCATTTGAAGTGAAATGTGGCATAGAGAGGAAAGCAATTGCTTCGACATCAGGGGAGGATGTGGCTACACCACTATAAAAAGTGCCAAGTACTGCTCTGGTAATGCGCAGTATATAGGGAATTTTCCAGACTTCAGACATATCTGTGTGCATGATTTTGTCATTCTTGCAATACTACCCattcaaaattacacattttcaGGAGTTACTTCCTATTGATCTGTCAAAACGAGGAGCTATTACTGAAgccggttcttttttttttttttttttttttttgcttcaaaggaAATGGACAATGCATAGCCATAAATCATTTTGTAGACAAAAAAGCCCATTTAATTCTCCAAAGTTCTGTCGACATTCACAATTCCAAAACACTGGTAAGAGAGAATATGTTCCAAATGCAACCATCACCTCTTCATTTTCAAAAGGGCACCGTGTGGTGAGAGCTTACGGCAGGCTTTATTATTGAttgcttaatttttgaacagATTGATATTTTGAATCCTATAACCGGTACAGTCAATAGGATACGTTATGAATCTCTTTTGCGCAACAACTCATTTCAACACTGCAACAGAGTGGATGTGGACATCACAATTTTTATGCTGGGTAGCACTCCCCAGGACATTTCAACACAGCAAAGCAGCTCTTGATTCTTCACTTTGGAAATGACAAAATTATCAGTCGCCATTTTCCAACAGCTTGGCCGTTATGATCAACATACTTGAACCCTGTGGAGTTACCTATAAATGTTGTGTACAGACGTCCGAATGCGGTCTTAGGTGAATTGCAAACATGCATTATGCAACACATTTATATTATCACCACTGAAACACTCCGATATGTTGTGAAACATGCAGTTTTTGCGCTTTCAGCTGGCAGGAGGAAACGGTGGACAGTATACTGAAAATTTCTCAAGCAAATCATCCCCAAACTTCCTTTTCTTGAAGGTTTTACCAGTTTTGATTTAGAAACAGttaaaaatcgatttcatttttgctttttttttttttttacagtttctggttagatacagttaaaaacagatttcaatttttttttagcataggGACTATTAAAAaccgatttcatttttacttttttacggTTTTTAGTCTAAAGACagctaaaaatcgatttttcccaCCTTATCGGGAAGGTGCCACAACGGATAAGGAACAAAGAGTACCTCGACAACATGTCAGGAATTTTAATTAGCACTTTATGACGAATAGAAGGACTTTCAGGGCCGAATCAGtcaacttttgaactttattttttatttttcaaagtcaatTTTCATTGTCCTACTTATACTCAGATCTCACTGtaaaaatatcccaaattttatataggaaatctttattataaatttccactccaaaggaaaaaagaagtttaatccaTATCTGTTATTATTCGATatgatataaatgttatttttcaatttaatatttctactgaatttagataatttaatatatttattgacaaagtttaatgttcagtattaatgttttttaatttaaattaattaaaatactttcaacttttatattgatattttaaaatccattttgaggaatcccaaaataatttcacttataaACGGTTTAAATAAGGCGTATTCAAAAGTattcaattctacaaaaaaacGCATTCTTAGTTTTGTTAAAACATGCCAAAGCAGTTTTAAATACTTGTATTAGCTTTATTTGATTCCTTCTATAAACGTGAAATTTATAATCACTTTTATACTCAGTTATactgaaaaatcgattttatacTTAGTTTTGACTCCATATGCATGGctcaatttatatattgaatcttcaagaaaaaaggattttcagatttcataatatttacaatagctaattacaaaatatttattaaaaggttaattaaaaaatttctaaatacgcTTTTATtagtttgttgaaaatttgaaaataattttaaaatgtgaaggtGAAAACAAAATCGTGTAATCATGAAGTAGTGAAAACAATACTATAAAGAAACagaagcaaaattaatattaaaagaaaaagaaattgcaaattaaaatgaagaaaatttctgGGTAttcattacagatttaaaaaattatgtatatgacATATAATCGGTTACGGTTATTATATCTTGTATTCTGATGTTCCTATAAAAAAACGTGCTTTAAGCAGTACAGTACACAGATATAAACgtgctttaaatatgtttttatttagaataataaaaaagtaattcataaaagGATACTTACTACCAGCTATgtaaaataatgtgaataaaggAGGGAATATAAATCTGAGAGAAACGGCTACGATATATTCATGAACAATTGCAGATAGCAGAAAAACTGACAACATAGCAACAGTTCtgcttttcaaaatctaaacaaaagataaacggcgataaataatcaaatacctttaaaaagcaaaatattctgatgcttttaaaaaagatttaatacaattaattagattatattaaagatttaatacaaTCTAGAAATTATACagcgttatattttatgtagaaagaaattaatatttactattgtttcttcactaaatttttttattaataggcttttttttaattatgaatttggaaacaaatatccacttcaattctttttcaacttataatatctaagatttttgttaagtttatatatagaataatatatgtgAATTTCAGCTTAGAACTTATTACTGAATTCTTAAAACGcttattaaagatttcttttcttttctttgatataaatatttaaataccatcAGTGTCGTGCAGATTAATTCTAGAGGAATTTTTGCCACAAAATACAAACACAAACGTATCATTCAGCTTGTCTTCCAAATGAACTAACGCTGTTCTCGAAACAGAGAACTTATTACATTTATGCATTATGTGgttcatttaaatatgcaaataaatttgttacttaCAGCGTACATATCACAATATATGTAGAAGTACAGCCAATCATGTACAAGTATATTCAAAGATCGGTAAAATTTTGTATAGGAAGTACAGTTCCAccaatcctttaaataaaaatacacgagGTATCATCTTTTCTGGGTGCAAGTAACtttcagaaatacattatttCGTCAGTTCTTTCAGTTATTAGTAGCAGAGTAAAATAGATAAAGACAAgcatcaaagaaaacaaaatttaatttgaaaaagcaagGGATGTTCTTTTTCACAGGCATACACGCTTGTAGTTTACTGCCTCAATAAGAAACGTTCTCCTAAAGCAAACGTGCATTCATAAGATTTAACTTCATAGAAATGTTCCGAGCCAAACtttgaagatatcactttcaattCCAGGAAAAATGGCACAATACTAAATAGAATCTAGATTTCAAACAGTGTagttttaatagtcttacataaGTTATGTTCATCATGTATAAGAACCTTTTTAATGGAATTCAGCTCCATGACGTCAGAGCTCTATTATGTCCAGTTCATTCATCTTCTAAATGAcgcgattttcattttttattcgtctATAAACTACTCAgctattaattaaaatccttCTTCTCAagcatgaaacaatgaaagaaaatcatgcgattacgTACTGGAAGAAACAATGAAACCGATTTCCGTTTCATTCACAGCAATGGAAATATTATTgtcaaatattcttcaaaatagatttaaagcctaattatatacatatagatCTAAAAATCTTACAggaattaaattctgaatcattgaaaagataaaaaagataattgtCTGGACATTAAAACgatgcaaaacaaatatttttttcagaagttacctcaaaaatctaaattattttaattaatttaaatttaaattaaaatttcatagaaatcactCTGAAATGCCCATTCATACTTCTCAAAATCTGAGCAAAATTTAGTAACTCGAGGTCATTTAGAGCGCGCCCACATTCATCCATATCAATAGTAGAGATGGGATTCACATGAGGAATAAACCGAAATGACTAGGATATCACTGTGAAATACGATGTACATTAGAAGGTCCATTACACTAACAGCTCTGTTTTCAGCGAGGAAGCCTTGagactttattagaaaatttcacttATACAACATACAAAAAACCTTGGAGGGGTATTAAAGAAAGCTTTAATATCTCTAACAATTTGaagttaacaaattatttttgagaaaatcataaatataattattataagatatttaattgaagttaaatacaACCAACATACTGAACGAAACATCTAATCGCCGAAGGCGGCTAATTGTCAATTAAATGAACACTccaatctattataattttaaaaattgtaaacatttattgtaaatatatcaaaaaaatattggaaaagaaaagatatctacatataacaattataaatgaaattataaaattggtatatataaaaatagtccttgcaattaaatttaataaaaaaattcgcttaaatttaataaagtaagctTATTTTTCCAAAGTTCTAACCACCACAACAAAAAATGgagtttaatatttaaggaaatcaatcaagttattcagaattttatgggaaagaaatatacaataaatatctgTATTGGATTTctagcaatgaaaattttaaattgttcgcTAATATTAGGATGTATCCATAGAAAACggtatttaatcttataaaatatcgaTGTTTAAAACTAGGACAGCTAATGTAAGTAGGAGTTTTTTTGTTCATCCTCAAAAATTGTATGAAGCTTCCAGTAAGATggttcttttttttgtttgtttatttcatttactgcATTGGAATAAACTCAAAAAGGAAGCAAGTAACTAATTGTTGTCAgctatattacttttttggtggTGAATCATAGACTAATTACTCCGACCCGTTCGAAGGCATACGGAAAAAAGAATGATTGGACTGCCGTGATAGCAACACTGTCGGGAACTGGGGTTgtttcctaagggccatcaccggctacggtacaacccttccctaagaagcccttcccgtcatcgataggaagTAGCCACCCCCACATTTTCGTATACctacaagggtggcgagaaccaaccaccatgccaaaCGCTTCTCACTTTCAATTACGAGGTGCTCCCACGTGGGATTTCCTGGTTGTGAAAGCGGGAAATCTCGTTACATTAACAAAACTAATCATGATAAAACTGAatactgaaattcaaacaaaGTCATGAGAAATACCTGACTCATCTAACAAgtgagattgattttttttaaagaattttgaaaattacatttatcactcacataaaacaaacaaaaaaaaaccgtgTTTAAAATCTGCttaagaaaaaatcttaaaagaagtcACTCCATCAGCAGTTATTAtgaacatttataaacatatgaAATCAGCACGCAACTAGAAAGATACTTACTTCATAAAACAATCTGTCGCCAAACCTCAGCATTTCAGCAAAAGCATTCGGCAAACAGTGTAATATGGGATAAAACGTTACGAACGAGATCATACTACCTGCGAAGATTGCAATAGCCATCAAACACACAAAATGAGTGATGGGTATGGGTTCAATGCCCGCCTTGTTGAAGCTATTCGCTAAGAAACAAATGTAGACAATATAGTCACCCaatacaataagaaataattgcaaaagatTCCCGGCAACGAAACCCCAGCGAATACCagatgttctgaaaataaaagaaaaagtgaaacacttttataaacttttatttaaacgtgacttttccctatttttaaccagagggagtagtctttcaaaaattttcactcaCAGTCCCTAATAAAGCTGTTAACCCAGAGAGCACCCTGCATGGTATTGACCTATTTTAATTATGATCTATTCAACTTTGtcgtgaatttaccatttttactgaatgcatcgtgtcattcttggcgagtttttttggcgacaAATCTCTGACTTgtgttaaaagtatccgaaaatcgaatttgtatttttgacacgtttttctcaaccgattcaaACAGAAATTTGCTAAAAACTGCTTTTTGTAGTTACAAATCCCATgctaaattagatatttttaagtcactgcgtttatttgtttctgaaaatacaagcCAACAAGTAGTCAACTTCTTGTTGAATTTCTCTCCAAACTAGATACGTAATTACAATACAGTTGCTAAATTTATGTACTGAGTTTTATacatctctcttcgttttgtagttattgtgttagctTGTCCTCAAACAGccgtacagacagacttcctcagaacggaTTTTACTGAAAAGTTGACAGATggccagatattttttaattgtattagtaatttagaatttttcgaacgtattttgaaaaaaaagccgttcgaaaaaatacacaaattttgtgcaaacactatatactaaatttcaaccctTTAGCTCAAAGCttatttgagttatatttgtcacagacagacgtaatgccaaaaatgtgttttacaaacTCAGGAAGTTTTcagtttaacatatattcatttaaatctcgagtaaaatttttttttaacgattacaatactttttctacgtga encodes the following:
- the LOC129958906 gene encoding sterol O-acyltransferase 1-like, with product MAIAIFAGSMISFVTFYPILHCLPNAFAEMLRFGDRLFYEDWWNCTSYTKFYRSLNILVHDWLYFYIYCDMYAILKSRTVAMLSVFLLSAIVHEYIVAVSLRFIFPPLFTLFYIAGIIFIFMTRRRTSNFWNFFLWFTLLLGYGLLLVFYSLEMSARINCPRILDSWLDYAVPRFLHCNVISFPV